CTCCAGCACTACCTGCACTATTCCCGGCTTCAGTCCTTCAATTGTATCTCTCCAGGTTCCAAGCGTCCCGCCTGAATAAACCTCGACTTTTACCTTGCCTTCTGTTTTCTTTTCCACAGCCGCGGCAAATTTCTTGGCGGCCTCATCCCTTGGGTCGCCAACCGGCGAAACGTTAGCCAGTTTTAAGATAAGAGGTTTTGCCGATTCTTTTGCTTTTTCGGCAGGTTTTGGCGCGCAGCCTGCCATGCTTCCAAGAATTAATAATAATACTAAAAATATCGCCGGCAGTGTAATTCTTCGTTTTTTCATTTATGTAGCTCCTTTCATAAATTGATATTGAAGCTCCGTAAAGTAAATAAAGCTTACACCAGCACCTCCTTTTTTCTTCAATGCATGGCATAACCGCCGTCCGCCGTGATTACCGAACCGGTGATGAACTGCGCCTTGTCGGATGCGAGAAACACAACGAGCTCCGCCAGTTTTTGCGGGTCCCCCGAACATTTCAGGGGCAGCGAAGCTTTAATCGCCTCCAGTTTTTCTTCCGGGTACTTTTCGGTTAACGGCGTCAAATGGAAACCGGGCGCCACGGCGTTGACCCGGATGCCGAATTCTCCAACCTCCCGGGCCAGAGCTTTGGTCAGGCCGATTACTCCCGCTTTTGCCGCAGCATAGGCGCCCCTGCCCAAAAGGCCGCCGCCGCGCAAACCGGCAACGGATGAAATATTGATAATTTTTCCGCTCTTTTGCTGGATCATGGTCTCCAGAACCATCTTGCAGCAGTTGAATACTCCGTTTAAATTCAAGTCAATCTGCTTGTTCCAGGACACCTCGTCCAGTTCTCTGTAGCCCAGCGTGATGTCTCCTCCCCCCGCGCTGTTTACCAGGACGTCGATGCTGCCAAAATCGCGCAGTATTTTTTTTCCAGTTTCAAGAATCTCCCTGTAATTTGTCACATCCGCTCTGTAAACCGAGACCTTTCCTTGATGGAAGGGCAGTGTTTCTTTTACCCGCTCCAATCCTTTCAGATCAATGTCAAGCAAGGCCAGGTCCGCGCCGTATACGGCAAATCTTTCCGTCATGGCGGCTCCCAAACCGCTGGCCGCTCCCGTAATCACCACATTTTTCCCGGCAAAATCCATTCACACCACCTCTAATTCGTGTTTTTGCCTGATATGATTATTATATTTTCACAATTTTAGCAAATTGAGTTTATACCCAATATTATAATATTATTTAAGATTTGTCAATCTTATGCCAATCGAAACCTTATGCCTTGGACCCGGGTTACTTCGATTTAGAGCTTCTCCGCGTAAATGAGGACAGGCACAGGATTGCATATGGCGGGGATAAAAAGCGCGCAGGCGAGGACTTCGGGATGTTTTCCGGGAGGCCCACTACCTGTATCAATTTAGCCAGATGGTTGATTTTGTGATAAACAACGTTAATTAGCCTTATCAGTTATTGGGAGATGCAAGAATTATATTGAAAGGAACTTTATCCGCTGTTTAATAATTGACGGTGTAATAATGGAGGGTTTAATTATGGAAAAAATTGTTTTGACTGAAGAAAAAGAAACCCTGCTCATTCCACTGTACGGAAAAGCAAAGGAGAATAAAAAAAAGAGGCCAATACTTATTGATAAAAAGGCGGCTGAGATTGTTAACCGAATTGATTACGATTTCAAATCATTGACAATCCCTGAAAAGACAAACATCATGATGTGTTTAAGAGCAAAGCTTATCGATAATTTCGTTAAGGACTTCCTTTCAAAGAGTGATGAAAGCGCCGCCTTGCATTTGGGTTGCGGCCTTGATGGTAGGTATGACAGGATAGAGGATAAAAATGTTGACTGGTATGATGTTGATTTTAAAGAGGTTATTGATATCCGCAAGCACTTTTACGAAGAAACAGGAAATTATCACATGATCGCCTCTTCGGTTACGGAACGTGAATGGTTAGAGAAAATACCAAGGGGGAAAAAGCAGTATATAGTTATAGCTGAAGGGCTGTTCATGTATCTTAAAGAAGATGAAATTAAAACGTTAATAAGCAATCTTAAGGAAAGGGTTGGCGGTTATATTTTAATTTTTGATGCTTACAGTGTTTTCACGGCTAAAAATGTAAAGAATCACCCATCAATAAAGAAAACCGGCGCAACAATCCACTGGGGTATTGATAATCCAGAAGAACTCACCAAATGGGGAATGGGAATCCAGTTGATTGAAGAAAAGTATTTTACATCAAATGAAGAAATTGCGAATTTAGATGCCGGCGTAAGGCTCATGTTTAAAATAGCAGATTTATTTCCAGCAGCCAAAAAAGCGCAGAGATTATTAATTTATAGGGTGGTTTGTTAAATGCAGGAAGCCCTCGCTTCTTAGCGAAGCGTAAGCGGGGGTAGTTCACTAAACATCCTATTCATCGAAGTCGATGTCATTGACGTTTATCCTGTCAGGCTGAGGCAGTCGGTTGATTATCTCAATAAAAGCCTTAACCAGTTCGGGATCAAACTGCGACCCTGCGCCCCTGAGAAGTTCGAGGCGGATGTCGCGTTGGTCCAGGCGGGAACGGTACATGCGGTCCGACATCATGGCGTCATAGGCGTCCGCCACCGCCACGATCCGCGCCAGATAAGGTATGCGGTTCCCCTGCAGGCCGTCAGGGTAACCGCTGCCGTCCATCCTTTCATGGTGGTGGCGCACCACCGGCACCACGTCTTTAAAGAATGAAATGACCGACAAGATGTGCGCTCCCGTCAGCGAGTGCTTTTTTATTTCCTCGTATTCGTCGGGGTGAAGCCTTTCGCTCTTTAGAAGCAGGTCATTGGAGGTGCCGATCTTTCCGATGTCATGAAACAGCCCGCTTAATTTA
This sequence is a window from Peptococcaceae bacterium. Protein-coding genes within it:
- a CDS encoding SDR family oxidoreductase translates to MDFAGKNVVITGAASGLGAAMTERFAVYGADLALLDIDLKGLERVKETLPFHQGKVSVYRADVTNYREILETGKKILRDFGSIDVLVNSAGGGDITLGYRELDEVSWNKQIDLNLNGVFNCCKMVLETMIQQKSGKIINISSVAGLRGGGLLGRGAYAAAKAGVIGLTKALAREVGEFGIRVNAVAPGFHLTPLTEKYPEEKLEAIKASLPLKCSGDPQKLAELVVFLASDKAQFITGSVITADGGYAMH
- a CDS encoding class I SAM-dependent methyltransferase, yielding MEKIVLTEEKETLLIPLYGKAKENKKKRPILIDKKAAEIVNRIDYDFKSLTIPEKTNIMMCLRAKLIDNFVKDFLSKSDESAALHLGCGLDGRYDRIEDKNVDWYDVDFKEVIDIRKHFYEETGNYHMIASSVTEREWLEKIPRGKKQYIVIAEGLFMYLKEDEIKTLISNLKERVGGYILIFDAYSVFTAKNVKNHPSIKKTGATIHWGIDNPEELTKWGMGIQLIEEKYFTSNEEIANLDAGVRLMFKIADLFPAAKKAQRLLIYRVVC